gtcagggtcaatcatcaacttcgtcgggataccaaattctctcatggccatgtacagttttaccgtggctatgctatcataggcggctttaaaggcgatgaagagatgctgcaattgatgtccatattccaacagtttttccatcgcttgccgcacagagaaaatctgatctattgctgatttgacctccaactcgccgatgttctggttgttcagtaattcatcaaagtactcaacctatcggtccaatatgcccattctgtcgcaaatcaggtttccctctttgtctcggcaggatgagcgtcgaggtgtGAAGACATCATCctgttgatttgttggtaaaacttccaggcttggtgcggttgctccctgtacttttcgagttcacagacctgttggttggtcccaggcttccttttccgtctgtgaaatcgcttctccgctcgccggatttggtgataagtctccgcgcgtgcccacgttctttgacaatgcaacattactcggtatgcagcattcttccgttccgttgctagcttacattcatctccaaaccagccgttccgactcattttgcggctggggccaagtatgtttgtgatcgtatttacgataacgttcttcaggtgattgtgaagattttaCTCTTTGCTACTATTAAaggagccctttttaaggttttgcgtgaaataaaaacatattaaaatcgattcaatgtctgtctggcggccacacctgatttactcggaaacggctgaaccgattgccacgaaatgtggtgaaaaaagggtctatggtgaaaaatggtcTATGGATCCCTTTACACATAGCAAGTGCTGAGTTTAACCCTATATTACCAACCCTTGGATTTGCTTATTCACTTTTTAAATTAGAGAAGGATTAATAACTATCAAGTCAACGAACGTCAACGTTTAGATTCTTATTAATGTTATAcatattttctgttaaaaataaaaattaaaacgtgataaaaggaaacaaaatacTTAGTATAAGACTCACTTATTGACATAGAAGAGTAACGtagccccttttactgatccagattttgtttaaataaacCTATGGATCTTTTGCCAAATATATATAAAGGCGTTCGATATTAGAccaattgcgtccacatcaGCAGCTTCCCTTTcatccgctcttcccggtagaagcggaagagaaggttctgcAGACATTTAGCCTTTAGTCCCTTGCTTTGTGGTTGAAGTTTCATTTTgctgagccttcctctcccattttctggaacaacttgacAACAGTATCACCGACAGGTTCGACGTAGTCGGGCTTCCACTTCCtaccattaagggagttgctgtacccTTCTTTCTGACTGATCGCGCCGTAAACAGTGGGTGCCGGTTTCCACTGAAACGGAGAGCATGCCTTACATAGATTCTCCGTAGGGGaatatgaatctggtgaggcctgtAAAATACATCCCTCGGCCGGGAATTAATTGCTAAAAATTTCGATTGGAATCGAAGTCTCTGACTCTttgccacttggagagttacaatgcattgtttccatatttatatattttagacacccttagtgtaaaaGTAAATTACTACAGACTCCCCCACCATGAAAAGGTGGTGTCTGAAGGAAAGTTGTATTGTGATACTAGTTACTCGGTGTCCTGCTTTATTCTTCTAATTTCCCTCTCAATACGATTTCTCCCTCCACCGATAATAGCTTGTGGCTTTCTAATTGTCTTCTTTTCTTACTTGGACCACATTTTACGATACAATAAGCCATCATTCGCAGTTATTCAAACATTTTAGATGTTACTGAACAACTTTGATTAATTTGGAATTGCtcctttgttttctttttttctttctcctATTAAGCACAAAAAAAATAGAATCTTCTCTAATTACAATTAACGAATATAATTTGAGCACAGTTTAGGGATATTCGTGTAGTGAATTGAGAaaaatactactactactattaaAAATTTTGCATCGAAAATGAATAACGAAAATAAGGAAACTAAtccattaattaatttttcttttcgacTTCGTTATCCTATAATTTTCTTACTGGTAATGACATGTACATTTTCCTAGCAGTAATCAAAGAGTTCGACTTCTTTatgataaaattaataaaatttaatggtGGAAAGTTTTGCAACGCATGATTATgacgaaaattaaaaataaaacataagATAATATTTTTAGAAGTTGCAagcaataaattatattttttggatCTCACGAAAACCGGCGATTTCCACTCTTCATTTCTCGAAAACTGACCGAGATTTGgaaataattttcttaatagGTTCGGTCTTATTTAAGGtcattttatcaaaatactTCGTCAGGTCGCGGCGCCACAGGAACCAGAAACTCCTCATATTAAACACTAAATCGACTTCAAACAATTTGCGGAACGATGTTTATAgcaaaaccccccccccccccctctcatgctgtttaaaataagaaaaacttGAGCAACTGTCAAAGACAACAAAACTAACCTGGCAATGCTGCATATGTTTTCTTGTTTAGAACTTGACTTTTGACAGCCGACTAccttgggggtcatatttcttTCTTATCAGAATTATTGCACTCGAAATTGCAAAAACATCACAAGATCGTATTATTTGTCTGTCTTCCAAACCGAGAACAACACCtcacaaaatggaaaattcctACAGTTCCTACAAATCGCCACTCAGTTCGCGGTACGCGAGCAAAGAAATGCAATTTCTATTCAGTGACCAATTCAAGTTTTCCACGTGGAGGAGGCTCTGGATTATCCTAGCCCAGGCTGAGAAGGTATCTTTTGAATATTAAGTGAAGAGAAGATAACATGTTTACTTTTGTAGGAGATTGGTCTTTCCATTACGGACGACCAAATCGAGGAAATGAAATCTGCCGTCAACGATGTCGCCTTCGAGGCCGCAGCAGCAGAGGAGAAAGCAACTCGGCACGATGTGATGGCCCACGTTCACGTGTTCGCCAAACAGTGCCCTAAAGCGGCACCAATCATCCATTTGGGAGCGACTTCTTGCTAAGTGGGCGACAACACTGACCTCATTGCTAACAAATCCGGTCTGGAGCTGGTCATGAAGAGGTTGGCGGTGTTgatacaaaacctgaaaaagttTGCGTTGGAGTAAAAAGACGTTACTACATTGAACTTCACACATCTGCAGCCCGCGCAACTCACCACTGTGGGCAAGAGGGCGACATTATGGATTCAAGACCTCGAAATGGACGAAAGAGCAATAAGGCGATGCCGGGACGATCTTAGATTCCGCGGAGTGAAAGGGACGACCGGCACCCAGGCCTCCTTCTTAACTCTATTCGGAGACGACCAcgaaaaggtgaagaagctggACCAGCTTGTCACCCAGTTGGCGGGTTTCTCAAAGAGCTACAAGGTAACGGGCCAAACCTATTCCCGGAAAGTGGATGTCGAAGTGGTTGGGGCTCTATCCAGCCTGCGATGTTCCATGCACAAAATGTGCTCTGATCTGCGGATTTTGGCTTCACAAAAGGAACTCGAAAAACCTTTCGAAAGCACCCAAATCAGGTCCTCGGCGATGCCCTTCAAACGTAACCCCATGCGTTCGAAACGCTGCTGCGCACTCGCCCGTCATCTGATCACTTTGCactcgaacgcagccaacacTCATGCCACGCAATGGATGGAGCGGACGCTGGACGACTCCGCCAACCGTCGCATAACCCTTTCAGAGGTATTCCTCTCCGCCGATGCAGCCCTTCTCACGCTGACCAACATCTCACAGGGGATCGTAGTCAATGAGAAAGTAATCGAGCGCTGGATCAACCAGGAGATGCCGTTCATGTCTGccgagaacgttatcatggagaTGGTGAAAAAGGGGGCCGACCGCCAAGTTTGCCACGAGAAAATTCGCGTCTTATCGCAAGAGGCAGCTGCCCAAGTGAAGCAATTCGGCCGCGAGAACGATTTAGTCGAACGGATCAAGCGGGATGAATATTTCGCGCCTATTTTAGGGCAATTGGATAAGATTTTGGACCCGAAGACCTTCATTGGTCGAGCTCCACAGCAAGTCGTCGAGTTCATCGAGGAGGAAATGGATCCGATCTTAGAAATGTACTCAAGGACGCGAAGTCTGTTTCGTTGGCCATTTAAAAGCTGGATGTGGCGAAATCACAAGTTCCTCAATTGGGCGTGATACTCTGGTGCTGCAAAAGTAGTTTTACATTCTAGCGTTAGGCAAAAAGTAATCATAGAAGACTTCAGATCATGTTCAAAACTCTGCTAAATCTTTTTCGATGTAATCTCTGCAGCGATATACAAAATACACGAACTTATCTTAATTTTCTTTTCGCATGTCATTTCGAAATGACCCCAAGACCAATGCAAAATTGTTCTGAAAGCAGATAGCGCAGTATAAGGAAATTCTGCTGTATCTGGTTTGCTTGATAGCTCCATGGTTGCATGTATCGAAAAGTTTACCCTCGTGGATCATTGCAGCCCCCTTAATCTTCTTTTCTAAGAGACCTGTGCTCCCCAACTCATTCCTCCTTAGATCCATGACATTGAGATgttctcccaaaaaaaaaggataCAAGAACACGACCCCCCTGTTTGTAGCGCACTCAAAGTGTACTTTACGTCTTTGTTCTTACCAGTTGGCTGGCTAATCGCCTGATAACTCCCAAGAACAAGAGGCAAATTCCCCTTTCCCTTCTAGTTGTAAAATCTGTACTGGACTTTGATGAGACTTTCTCCCTCTGATGACAATAATCTCGCAGCAACCACCCAGTGTTGAGCGTTGAAGTAAACTCACGAACGAGAAGATTTCCAAAAAGTCACTACAAGTTGGAATAAAATCACCAGGATCTTCGAACTGACCTAAAGCCAGATAAaaggaatttttcaaaaagcttcGCATTGAAGTGAACACAAATCCGTAAAGCACTATTGATGAATGGACGGATGTAGATTCCGTTTTGTGGACGCCATATAGCAGTTTGTTGGCTTATTCGATGTCCTACCAAAGTCCCATCTTGATCGTTAAGCTTAGGAAATTTTCTGACAAGTGCGCCTAATCGAGCCTTTTGCCAGGGTTTGTTAAGCCATCCACGTACAGTCGGTTACGCCGGAAGAGCCCGCAATGCACCCGCCCATCCGTTGAATTGAATGCACCTTCCACATACCGGCAAGCCACAACATCATTATTTCAACTCTGAACGTGGAAGGCATTGAGACAAGaagttgagatatttttgtcagTGAGCGTTTATCAAAAATGTCCTTCGATCACCGGCTGCTGAACAGCCAAAAGGGGCAGACCAAAGGCATCCCATGCATGTTACAGCCCTCAGTCAAATGCAAACTCTTCAGACGTAGACTCAACGTAGATGGCAAGCTTAAATCCTCATTTGATATATTTCAACTGGCTCATCCCAGGGCAGTCGGATATGATAGGAAAGCTATCCCGTCCGCTTAATTGCAGGAAGTTTGCGAAGTTCGTGCTGAAAAACAAAGGCGCCGCCAGTCTTGGTGGCgtaaaaaacattttattagcCTATTCTATAGTAAATTTTACGCCGATCACGAATATGCCCCACATGATGGGTTACAAATATAACCATGAGAAACTGTTGGTAAAAGCAACTTTTTCGATTGTGTGAATAATTCGCTTAAATTAAgagcagtttttgaaaaaaacacgTCTTGCGCTATTACCGTTACAATAGTACAATAGTGCCGAAACTCGGCTTAGATTATCTACAAGCAAACCaaagtcctttttgaattttttcatctTGTGCTTTTCTGATTGCTGCTGCGTACTCCATTTTTAGGGATCTGGGTAAAACAAAGCGTTGTCtttcacatgcacttttctcggcAGCCGCTACACTTATTGagttgaaatttggtgaaagtatTTAGACTACTATGAAATTCCatgcttaataataatattatcaagGGCAatcgcactgcgtcctaaaagagctattgtgcccctttgctagttatagtatacctataaactatagtatgtcgtttAAACCTATTACCGACAGagactttattatgttccctacttccaagtgtttcaatctGGCATCTGGTTTTTTCTAGGTGCCTGAACTTACTTTGtaaaagtgccggacactgtctcagaactTGTGTGGACGCTTGATCACTATCCTCACAGACAGTGCCCGTAGATGTTCCTATCTTTTCTTAGTTTAAGCCAATATGCCTACTATGATCAAACGATCTTTCGAGGGCTTGAGCAACCAGTAAAATTCTCTCAGCCGTtaatcttcatttttcaatgtcgtacCCGTGAACCAATTTCCAATTCagtagaagggttctggtccgtgtagcCACTTCTTCCTTTGCcttattgccttccaacccaacatggcctgaacCCAgcgtatccagaccttattgtgctaGCCGAGCCTATTGAGCCTTTCGAGGCCTTCCCATACCAGTTAGAGTTCACCTAATTAgaactaagtgccttgatcgccgcttggctgtcggtcagaataacaatgttctgccCACTCTAGTTCATTTggaggttaaagaagacgcctacggcgtatatttccgcctgaaatatgctagtgtacttacTCATTagttccaagtacattttccctgGACCAATGAACTCGGCACCCTTTGCTGTTAGAAGTCCGTcatataccaagtaatcagttgctggtttaagctgtatgtcgATGCCACACTCTCCCCTCGCTTGCAGCTCTTTAGGGTGCCGGTAATATGCAAAAGATGTAGCAAACTCCACTTGAGAAAGCTTCACGTTCTACGAACTGTATTCTGGTTCTCTTTACGTACAAACTCCATCGCTAGGCAGCGTACCAAAAAAATCCACTTTATATAataatcttttatttatttttttacttttactaCTGGTGTTCGCGGTCACAGCTGGAGATAGAAGAGACCGATTcgtctccatgcggtccttccttcccccaaccaacggcacattctcaccgctagctctccactcccgtggcgaatTCTAAAAGCGTGGAGAGTTCCGTGCCCCATCTATCcgtcgtattcgcaacattcgaaataaatttcgaatgaaataaatttcgaatgctgcgaatcctgctgcgccacaaaaccttgttgtcatgttatcccttggtatcagtaattcgtgatggcacctagaaagaataccaattttccttcgatttaagcagctccccgcctGTGTGaagtaaaaccttattaaaatggattcaatgtccgtctgtcagtctgtcataccagatttactcggaaacgactgaaataaatcgaaaaaactggaaaaaatcacagcgatGCATCTATTTGGAATATCgttcgatatttgcacaaataaagttaataaaagtatattaccatgttttagaaatttaccagaaaacccccttaagttcatcccagacgTACATAATTTGGtaacataggcgataatatcGGGCATTATTCTGAAACGTTTGAAGGCAATCTATCTATTATTAAcacagttatagaaggtcaaaattttgcatttcaggtaaatttattgcatcctaagatgtgtatgacgtcatcatcagataggTGAACTTATATGGCG
The window above is part of the Hermetia illucens chromosome 3, iHerIll2.2.curated.20191125, whole genome shotgun sequence genome. Proteins encoded here:
- the LOC119652064 gene encoding adenylosuccinate lyase-like, with translation MDERAIRRCRDDLRFRGVKGTTGTQASFLTLFGDDHEKVKKLDQLVTQLAGFSKSYKVTGQTYSRKVDVEVVGALSSLRCSMHKMCSDLRILASQKELEKPFESTQIRSSAMPFKRNPMRSKRCCALARHLITLHSNAANTHATQWMERTLDDSANRRITLSEVFLSADAALLTLTNISQGIVVNEKVIERWINQEMPFMSAENVIMEMVKKGADRQVCHEKIRVLSQEAAAQVKQFGRENDLVERIKRDEYFAPILGQLDKILDPKTFIGRAPQQVVEFIEEEMDPILEMYSRTRSLFRWPFKSWMWRNHKFLNWA
- the LOC119651326 gene encoding adenylosuccinate lyase-like, producing MENSYSSYKSPLSSRYASKEMQFLFSDQFKFSTWRRLWIILAQAEKEIGLSITDDQIEEMKSAVNDVAFEAAAAEEKATRHDVMAHVHVFAKQCPKAAPIIHLGATSC